A stretch of Microbulbifer sp. SAOS-129_SWC DNA encodes these proteins:
- a CDS encoding cyclic nucleotide-binding domain-containing protein: protein MDSKPLSEYPRDAVDRLLNVIHLFRDIRASSEWQYDVLLKRSRLVSLQAGEQLLSAGDVDHWVYFLLRGELHVLMDVQSEPAAAGERPLAVIRPGEVFGDLSMLLAEPRSATIIAAPGSRDIQVLSVDCTLFGDLEDFSLLHLPTKLVFYRNMVHSLRWKLEVYRSKYPDNQLADSHRKLKLYTGPKNCREELLSLAEQARSLARILLDWNAEFGSGQLMDETSDMSDFLETMLS from the coding sequence ATGGATAGTAAACCACTCAGTGAGTATCCGCGCGATGCCGTGGATCGCCTGTTAAATGTCATTCATTTATTTCGCGATATTCGTGCGAGTAGCGAATGGCAGTACGACGTACTGCTGAAACGCTCGCGGCTGGTCAGTCTGCAGGCTGGTGAACAATTATTGAGCGCAGGCGATGTAGATCATTGGGTCTATTTCCTGTTGCGCGGTGAGCTGCATGTGTTGATGGATGTGCAGAGTGAGCCCGCTGCGGCTGGAGAGCGGCCGCTGGCCGTGATTCGCCCCGGCGAGGTCTTCGGCGATCTGTCCATGCTGCTGGCCGAACCGCGCAGTGCCACCATTATCGCGGCGCCCGGCAGCAGAGATATTCAGGTGCTGAGCGTGGACTGCACGTTATTTGGCGACCTGGAGGATTTTTCGCTGCTGCACCTGCCGACCAAGCTGGTGTTTTACCGCAATATGGTGCACTCCCTGCGCTGGAAACTGGAGGTTTATCGCTCCAAGTACCCGGACAACCAGCTGGCCGACAGCCACCGCAAGCTGAAACTGTATACCGGCCCCAAAAACTGCCGCGAAGAACTGTTGTCCCTCGCCGAGCAGGCCCGCTCCCTTGCCCGGATCCTGCTGGACTGGAATGCCGAATTCGGCAGCGGTCAGTTGATGGACGAGACATCCGACATGTCGGATTTTCTCGAGACCATGCTCTCCTGA
- a CDS encoding phosphoribulokinase, producing the protein MTDTWPRAVSASAMQWRQQLRSQIDQFVRRQQLPADFDLLVDDYLLPLAVWLAQLRKPGQLLVVGICGGQGSGKSTLTEFLQMVWAQMALHAVGFSLDDLYLTRAERMLLAERVHPLLATRGVPGTHDVQLGLDTIAALRARDVTRPVPIPRFDKSIDDRAPAATWTLWQGAADILLFEGWCVGARPWLDAAEPINRLEREADPDGRWRNYVNSQLAGPYRRLFAELDRLLMLKVPDMDCVLEWRRLQEHRLRARTGGGMSDAALERFVQHYERITLNLLGDMPPRADCVFELGRDHRIAGLRLNSAAE; encoded by the coding sequence ATGACGGATACCTGGCCCCGGGCGGTAAGCGCCAGTGCGATGCAATGGCGCCAGCAGTTGCGGTCGCAAATTGATCAATTTGTCCGGCGGCAGCAATTGCCGGCGGACTTCGACCTGCTGGTGGACGACTATCTCCTGCCACTTGCGGTGTGGCTTGCGCAGTTGCGCAAGCCGGGCCAATTGCTGGTAGTGGGCATTTGTGGCGGCCAGGGCTCGGGTAAATCCACCCTGACCGAGTTCCTGCAGATGGTGTGGGCGCAGATGGCGCTACACGCTGTCGGATTTTCCCTCGACGACCTCTACCTGACCCGCGCGGAGCGCATGTTGCTCGCCGAGCGGGTTCACCCGTTACTCGCCACTCGCGGTGTGCCGGGTACGCACGACGTGCAATTGGGGCTGGATACCATCGCCGCGCTGCGTGCGCGGGATGTCACGCGCCCGGTACCTATTCCCCGATTCGATAAATCCATCGACGATCGCGCGCCCGCGGCCACCTGGACGCTCTGGCAGGGGGCTGCGGATATCCTGCTGTTCGAAGGCTGGTGTGTGGGTGCGCGGCCGTGGCTCGATGCGGCGGAACCGATCAACCGGCTGGAGCGCGAAGCGGATCCCGACGGTCGCTGGCGCAACTACGTCAACAGTCAGCTGGCTGGCCCTTACCGTCGCCTGTTTGCGGAACTGGATCGGCTGCTGATGCTGAAAGTGCCGGATATGGATTGCGTACTGGAGTGGCGCCGACTCCAGGAACACAGATTGCGCGCACGAACAGGTGGGGGCATGAGCGATGCCGCGCTGGAGCGATTCGTACAGCACTACGAGCGGATTACCCTGAACCTGCTGGGGGACATGCCGCCGCGGGCCGATTGCGTCTTTGAGCTGGGACGCGATCACCGGATTGCCGGGTTGCGGCTCAATAGCGCTGCGGAGTGA
- a CDS encoding methylglyoxal synthase, giving the protein MEFISQPLPATKRVALVAHDNRKAALIEWCSRHRALLQRHQLYGTGTTGARVEEATGLTVEKLFSGPMGGDQQLGAKICQGEIDLLIFFWDPFEPMPHDPDVKALLRIAAVWNIPVACNGSSADMMVQSALMEASFEREIPDYQGYLAKR; this is encoded by the coding sequence ATGGAGTTTATTTCGCAACCCCTGCCAGCCACCAAGCGGGTGGCTCTGGTGGCCCATGACAACCGCAAGGCTGCCCTGATCGAGTGGTGCAGCCGCCACCGGGCGTTATTGCAGCGCCACCAGTTGTACGGCACTGGCACCACCGGGGCGCGGGTCGAAGAGGCCACGGGCCTGACGGTGGAGAAGCTGTTCAGCGGCCCGATGGGGGGCGACCAGCAGCTGGGGGCGAAAATCTGTCAGGGGGAGATCGACCTGCTGATCTTTTTCTGGGACCCGTTCGAGCCGATGCCCCACGATCCCGACGTCAAGGCGTTGCTGCGGATCGCCGCGGTGTGGAATATCCCGGTGGCGTGTAACGGCAGCAGCGCCGATATGATGGTGCAGTCGGCGCTGATGGAGGCCAGTTTTGAGCGCGAAATACCCGATTATCAGGGCTATCTGGCCAAGCGCTAG
- a CDS encoding biopolymer transporter ExbD, with protein sequence MSRRRGKAVEEDKAEIDLTPMLDVVFIMLIFFIVTASFVKEKALDVNVPDPSETKNNPPNPDKQNILLNVTANDEIYMGNSRIDTRAVRARIAQLYAENPQAIVIVRADNKSSADTYVQITDAAKEVNPNIQVSLVPYDG encoded by the coding sequence ATGAGTAGACGACGCGGTAAGGCCGTAGAAGAGGACAAAGCCGAAATCGACCTGACGCCCATGCTGGACGTTGTGTTTATCATGCTGATCTTCTTCATTGTGACGGCGTCCTTCGTTAAAGAGAAGGCGCTGGACGTGAACGTACCGGATCCGAGCGAGACCAAGAACAATCCGCCGAACCCGGACAAGCAGAACATCCTGCTGAACGTCACCGCCAACGACGAGATCTACATGGGCAATAGCCGTATCGATACCCGCGCCGTGCGTGCCCGTATCGCGCAGCTGTATGCCGAGAACCCGCAGGCGATTGTGATTGTGCGCGCGGATAACAAGTCCAGTGCCGACACCTATGTACAGATCACCGATGCGGCCAAAGAGGTAAACCCGAATATCCAGGTCTCCCTGGTGCCTTACGACGGCTGA
- a CDS encoding tryptophan 2,3-dioxygenase family protein — protein MTVTYSSYLKVDDLLKCQQPLSDGPEHDELLFIVIHQSYELWFKQLLHELDFLVRLFNAGERNRAQHTLKRVDAIYRTLIQQVDILETLTPLEFLSFRDRLSTASGFQSFQFRELEFLYGAKDAKKLENYEPGSEHYLLLQKRLQAPTLWDAFLNFLAQEGHPIPASELNRDFSQVAEPSTAVQKVLIDVYRNDPQVSEICEALVDIDTSLQQWRYRHVKMVERTIGHKIGTGGSSGVGYLQSTLFRPVFPDLWAIRAEF, from the coding sequence GACCTGCTCAAATGCCAACAACCGCTGTCCGACGGCCCCGAGCACGACGAACTACTGTTTATTGTCATTCACCAGAGCTATGAGCTGTGGTTCAAGCAGCTGCTGCATGAACTCGACTTTCTCGTGCGCCTGTTCAATGCCGGCGAGCGCAACCGCGCGCAGCATACGCTCAAGCGGGTGGATGCCATCTACCGCACGCTGATTCAGCAGGTGGATATCCTCGAGACCCTGACACCGCTGGAATTCCTGTCGTTTCGCGATCGCCTGTCCACTGCCAGCGGCTTCCAGTCGTTCCAGTTCCGCGAACTGGAATTCCTCTATGGCGCCAAGGATGCGAAAAAACTGGAGAATTATGAGCCCGGCTCCGAGCACTACCTGCTCCTGCAAAAGCGCCTGCAGGCACCCACCCTGTGGGACGCTTTCCTGAACTTCCTCGCCCAGGAGGGGCATCCCATTCCGGCAAGTGAACTTAACCGGGATTTCAGTCAGGTTGCCGAGCCATCCACCGCAGTACAGAAGGTGCTGATCGATGTGTATCGCAATGACCCTCAGGTAAGCGAAATCTGCGAGGCCCTGGTGGATATCGATACGTCGCTGCAGCAGTGGCGCTACCGACACGTAAAAATGGTGGAGAGAACCATCGGTCACAAGATCGGAACCGGCGGTTCCAGTGGTGTGGGCTACCTGCAGAGCACCCTGTTCCGCCCGGTATTCCCGGACCTGTGGGCGATCCGCGCGGAATTCTGA